A section of the Pseudorasbora parva isolate DD20220531a chromosome 2, ASM2467924v1, whole genome shotgun sequence genome encodes:
- the LOC137045265 gene encoding zinc finger protein 500-like — protein sequence MEIMDTAELQTQLISIMETVAKTAVVETLKLFQKNSFLLRLEISRCTNENESLKKKCHFLESELHSARKTAGKMNGTEAPFSHPGLREFGLRPAIDNVFGKEWCMNLWRQQESNVGEQEDDTHLDSSVIPEEPVNLLDEEPDVIMIKEEPLKIDNCSGKNKPEEDQSSSLRGLSLTSDEKCVAQSSEDFLAHMVPSDEHVELRQRLSKDKNSLNGTTSTHGNSVTGSDLSPDVGFLPSKVKRKCKRVMNTQKKKLKCVLCEKTFEFFSRLQKHMRTHSGEKPFVCTVCGRRFAQKPNFLLHERTHSGERPYGYT from the exons ATGGAAATCATGGATACCGCTGAACTACAGACACAACTAATATCCATAATGGAAACTGTGGCGAAAACAGCTGTTGTGGAAACACTCAAACTTTTCCAGAAGAATTCGTTTTTGCTGCGATTAGAGATTTCACGATGTACAAACGAAAATGAATCTCTGAAAAAGAAATGCCATTTTCTGGAGAGTGAACTTCATTCTGCTCGGAAAACCGCTGGAAAGATGAACGGGACAGAAGCTCCATTCAGCCATCCGGGACTTAGAG AGTTTGGACTTCGTCCTGCAATTGACAATGTCTTCGGTAAGGAATGGTGCATGAACCTCTGGAGACAGCAGGAGTCAAATGTTGGTGAGCAGGAGGACGACACACACCTGGACTCTTCAGTCATCCCAGAAGAG CCAGTAAATTTGCTGGATGAAGAACCAGATGTAATTATGATTAAAGAAGAGCCGCTGAAGATTGACAATTGCTCTGGGAAAAATAAACCCGAGGAAGACCAAAGTAGCAGTTTGAGAG GACTATCATTGACCAGTGATGAGAAATGTGTTGCCCAGAGCTCCGAGGATTTTCTCGCACACATGGTACCGTCAGACGAGCATGTGGAATTAAGACAACGACTAAGTAAAGACAAAAACAGTCTCAATGGAACAACTTCTACACATGGAAATAGTGTAACAGGGTCAGATTTGAGCCCTGATGTTGGATTTCTTCCTAGCAAAGTGAAGAGAAAGTGTAAACGGGTAATGAATACACAAAAGAAAAAGTTaaagtgtgttttgtgtgagaaaacctTTGAATTTTTTAGCCGATTGCAAAAACACATGCGAACACACTCTGGAGAAAAACCTTTTGTCTGTACAGTTTGTGGTCGACGGTTTGCTCAAAAACCAAACTTCCTTTTACACGAGCGCACTCATTCTGGTGAGAGGCCATATGGGTACACATAG
- the pgls gene encoding 6-phosphogluconolactonase isoform X2: MSGRRVVVFPSVAELGSTLAQLVSSRAEKALSAGGSSFSLGLSGGSLVSILSKELPAVANLDCSRWLIGFCDERLVPFTDPESTYGLYKNQLFEKINIPEDRILAIDPSLPVQECADDYAGKLNKAFSPEQIPVFDMLLLGMGPDGHTCSLFPDHPLLQERQRTVAPISDSPKPPPQRVTLTLPTVNAARCVVFVSTGGSKAPVLKQVLEGGEGPALPAALVAPKQGELFWLVDEPAAASLMSQVERPGPGAKL, translated from the exons ATGTCTGGACGAAGAGTGGTGGTTTTCCCTTCTGTGGCCGAGCTTGGCTCTACTCTGGCCCAGCTGGTGTCCTCTCGTGCAGAGAAAGCTCTAAGTGCAGGTGGAAGTTCCTTCTCTCTAGGCCTTTCAGGAGGGAGTTTGGTTTCCATCCTTAGCAAGGAACTGCCTGCTGTAGCCAACCTGGACTGCAGCAGATGGCTTATCGGCTTCTGTGATGAGAGACTCGTTCCATTCACTGATCCTGAGAGCACCTATGGCTTGTATAAG AATCAGTTGTTTGAGAAAATCAACATTCCAGAAGATAGGATTTTGGCTATAGATCCTTCTTTACCTGTGCAAGAATGTGCTGATGATTATGCTGGCAAACTGAACAAG GCCTTTAGCCCAGAGCAAATTCCAGTTTTTGACATGCTGTTGCTGGGAATGGGACCAGATGGACACACCTGCTCTCTCTTTCCAGATCATCCTTTATTACAG GAAAGGCAGAGAACTGTGGCCCCAATCTCTGATTCCCCCAAACCACCCCCTCAGCGTGTGACTCTGACATTACCCACGGTTAACGCTGCTCGATGTGTAGTGTTTGTGTCAACAGGAGGCAGCAAAGCTCCTGTACTCAAA CAAGTATTGGAGGGTGGAGAAGGCCCCGCACTTCCAGCAGCTCTGGTGGCACCTAAACAGGGAGAGCTCTTCTGGCTTGTGGATGAGCCTGCAGCTGCCTCCCTCATGTCTCAGGTGGAGAGGCCAGGTCCTGGGGCAAAACTCTGA
- the LOC137045242 gene encoding uncharacterized protein isoform X2: METLVQTAVLEISRLVDVEFEVLLSEVTRSRSEISELKKRLSLTEVQPWTNTGQTLTQSFTGVKSEYAQEEMHNHLKRCSVEVLFRDSPTVIQQDQDSPQQKYEVSQPISMIKQEIHEVDVWIGQDKEAETHCDEAISMSTTKDVLETVPCVDRNREHAAARVPSKSEPLELNRNDLPGEMMVQSLSMKCTYESENPSFSHTQSLSASKSTRTSSDNTISWDKRLVCTYCSKWFKCFSQLKIHQRSHTGEKPYRCTLCGKQYIQKGHLYTHQRTHTGEKPYRCAVCGKGFIQKCTLDMHLRSHTGEKPYTCIKCGKGFTTKFNLNKHLSCLSCNNIS; encoded by the exons ATGGAAACACTCGTGCAAACAGCTGTATTAGAGATAAGCAGACTGGTGGATGTGGAGTTTGAGGTGTTGCTGTCGGAGGTCACCCGCAGCCGGAGTGAGATCAGCGAACTGAAAAAGAGACTGAGCTTGACGGAGGTCCAGCCATGGACAAACACTggacaaacactcacacagagTTTCACAGGTGTCAAGAG tgaATATGCTCAAGAAGAGATGCACAATCATCTGAAGAGGTGTAGCGTTGAGGTCCTTTTTAGAGACAGCCCCACGGTAATTCAGCAAGACCAA GACAGTCCACAGCAGAAGTATGAGGTCAGCCAGCCAATCAGTATGATAAAGCAAGAGATACATGAAGTAGATGTTTGGATCGGTCAAGACAAGGAAGCGG AAACCCACTGCGATGAAGCCATAAGCATGTCAACCACCAAGGATGTTCTTGAAACTGTCCCTTGTGTTGACAGAAATAGAGAACATGCAGCAGCAAGAGTCCCATCTAAATCAGAACCACTGGAACTGAACAGAAACGACTTACCTGGAGAAATGATGGTTCAGTCGTTGTCTATGAAATGCACATATGAATCCGAAAACCCTTCATTCAGTCACACACAAAGTTTGAGTGCGTCAAAGTCCACAAGAACAAGCAGTGACAATACTATTTCATGGGACAAGCGTCTTGTTTGCACCTACTGTTCAAAGTGGTTCAAGTGTTTTAGTCAACTTAAAATACATCAGCGGAGTCACACAGGTGAGAAGCCATACAGGTGCACACTTTGTGGAAAGCAATACATTCAGAAAGGACACTTGTACACCCATCAGCGCACCCATACCGGAGAGAAGCCGTATCGCTGTGCGGTCTGTGGAAAAGGCTTTATTCAGAAATGCACCCTAGACATGCATCTGCGAagtcacactggagaaaaacccTACACCTGTATAAAATGTGGGAAAGGGTTCACAACGAAATTTAATCTTAACAAACACCTGTCTTGCCTGTCTTGCaacaacattagttaa
- the pgls gene encoding 6-phosphogluconolactonase isoform X1 has product MFVRSHEEDVKGTSLLRKHSTMSGRRVVVFPSVAELGSTLAQLVSSRAEKALSAGGSSFSLGLSGGSLVSILSKELPAVANLDCSRWLIGFCDERLVPFTDPESTYGLYKNQLFEKINIPEDRILAIDPSLPVQECADDYAGKLNKAFSPEQIPVFDMLLLGMGPDGHTCSLFPDHPLLQERQRTVAPISDSPKPPPQRVTLTLPTVNAARCVVFVSTGGSKAPVLKQVLEGGEGPALPAALVAPKQGELFWLVDEPAAASLMSQVERPGPGAKL; this is encoded by the exons ATGTTCGTTAGATCGCATGAGGAGGACGTAAAGGGAACCTCACTACTAAGAAAACATTCCACG ATGTCTGGACGAAGAGTGGTGGTTTTCCCTTCTGTGGCCGAGCTTGGCTCTACTCTGGCCCAGCTGGTGTCCTCTCGTGCAGAGAAAGCTCTAAGTGCAGGTGGAAGTTCCTTCTCTCTAGGCCTTTCAGGAGGGAGTTTGGTTTCCATCCTTAGCAAGGAACTGCCTGCTGTAGCCAACCTGGACTGCAGCAGATGGCTTATCGGCTTCTGTGATGAGAGACTCGTTCCATTCACTGATCCTGAGAGCACCTATGGCTTGTATAAG AATCAGTTGTTTGAGAAAATCAACATTCCAGAAGATAGGATTTTGGCTATAGATCCTTCTTTACCTGTGCAAGAATGTGCTGATGATTATGCTGGCAAACTGAACAAG GCCTTTAGCCCAGAGCAAATTCCAGTTTTTGACATGCTGTTGCTGGGAATGGGACCAGATGGACACACCTGCTCTCTCTTTCCAGATCATCCTTTATTACAG GAAAGGCAGAGAACTGTGGCCCCAATCTCTGATTCCCCCAAACCACCCCCTCAGCGTGTGACTCTGACATTACCCACGGTTAACGCTGCTCGATGTGTAGTGTTTGTGTCAACAGGAGGCAGCAAAGCTCCTGTACTCAAA CAAGTATTGGAGGGTGGAGAAGGCCCCGCACTTCCAGCAGCTCTGGTGGCACCTAAACAGGGAGAGCTCTTCTGGCTTGTGGATGAGCCTGCAGCTGCCTCCCTCATGTCTCAGGTGGAGAGGCCAGGTCCTGGGGCAAAACTCTGA
- the LOC137045242 gene encoding uncharacterized protein isoform X1, with amino-acid sequence MVSTLSSFQTHIASIMETLVQTAVLEISRLVDVEFEVLLSEVTRSRSEISELKKRLSLTEVQPWTNTGQTLTQSFTGVKSEYAQEEMHNHLKRCSVEVLFRDSPTVIQQDQDSPQQKYEVSQPISMIKQEIHEVDVWIGQDKEAETHCDEAISMSTTKDVLETVPCVDRNREHAAARVPSKSEPLELNRNDLPGEMMVQSLSMKCTYESENPSFSHTQSLSASKSTRTSSDNTISWDKRLVCTYCSKWFKCFSQLKIHQRSHTGEKPYRCTLCGKQYIQKGHLYTHQRTHTGEKPYRCAVCGKGFIQKCTLDMHLRSHTGEKPYTCIKCGKGFTTKFNLNKHLSCLSCNNIS; translated from the exons ATGGTGTCCACTCTCTCCTCTTTTCAGACCCACATAGCTTCCATCATGGAAACACTCGTGCAAACAGCTGTATTAGAGATAAGCAGACTGGTGGATGTGGAGTTTGAGGTGTTGCTGTCGGAGGTCACCCGCAGCCGGAGTGAGATCAGCGAACTGAAAAAGAGACTGAGCTTGACGGAGGTCCAGCCATGGACAAACACTggacaaacactcacacagagTTTCACAGGTGTCAAGAG tgaATATGCTCAAGAAGAGATGCACAATCATCTGAAGAGGTGTAGCGTTGAGGTCCTTTTTAGAGACAGCCCCACGGTAATTCAGCAAGACCAA GACAGTCCACAGCAGAAGTATGAGGTCAGCCAGCCAATCAGTATGATAAAGCAAGAGATACATGAAGTAGATGTTTGGATCGGTCAAGACAAGGAAGCGG AAACCCACTGCGATGAAGCCATAAGCATGTCAACCACCAAGGATGTTCTTGAAACTGTCCCTTGTGTTGACAGAAATAGAGAACATGCAGCAGCAAGAGTCCCATCTAAATCAGAACCACTGGAACTGAACAGAAACGACTTACCTGGAGAAATGATGGTTCAGTCGTTGTCTATGAAATGCACATATGAATCCGAAAACCCTTCATTCAGTCACACACAAAGTTTGAGTGCGTCAAAGTCCACAAGAACAAGCAGTGACAATACTATTTCATGGGACAAGCGTCTTGTTTGCACCTACTGTTCAAAGTGGTTCAAGTGTTTTAGTCAACTTAAAATACATCAGCGGAGTCACACAGGTGAGAAGCCATACAGGTGCACACTTTGTGGAAAGCAATACATTCAGAAAGGACACTTGTACACCCATCAGCGCACCCATACCGGAGAGAAGCCGTATCGCTGTGCGGTCTGTGGAAAAGGCTTTATTCAGAAATGCACCCTAGACATGCATCTGCGAagtcacactggagaaaaacccTACACCTGTATAAAATGTGGGAAAGGGTTCACAACGAAATTTAATCTTAACAAACACCTGTCTTGCCTGTCTTGCaacaacattagttaa